Proteins encoded by one window of Haematobia irritans isolate KBUSLIRL chromosome 2, ASM5000362v1, whole genome shotgun sequence:
- the raw gene encoding NDT-like domain-containing protein raw isoform X6: MLQTAKLLARKGSRQSNGLTFGEFCVLAADLKRFRTSSFGSTSPGFCDKSHILSSLHDDSFGGGAAAAATATDNEHKTKKPDSNNPSNSTATTNLNCTFPGSELRSTKSLSSVEDCKKQEQKPAETTSAPVEVFLGGSCNPTTWRADVAIPALKESGISFYNPQVSDWTPDLIELEHRAKEKARVLFFVMDSETRASAGAIEAAHIAGQNCKQLVLVLHPYRPNQSILNEHISPQEYIDLTRNQLILRELVTRRGLPVLNNIPSGLQRTKEILAGFRDPPSNIASILVVIRGAFDRVNPVYDLITVEQCQRALLYLGYAPSLVNLDNLQKIIAAQREALQALNNDSHEKRNSSSNNSSSNSTNFSDNSSSSSTCAQNSNAAGGNSSSQGDQIDFNLFCVISAYLSVLQQEIHESGCISPIKGTNVPPPPVYLSNLQGEDSFAITYFTSKNISRTSSNTSVPSSEERLPNSHDFLTRSRDSGTSSPQPSEPLRSRSQAQVGKSKPHVLVNVETIETTEVTTTQTIQPQSPAVAAAVIAGQIPLQVDNATQTVGSHEEESDSNDSVFSSSSSINSINCCDPLMGYTTAPDFREVYLGGSCYLRTKWRQDLAIPYLKSKGISFHLPALHESLNPSMLDLPEKPVAEEDDNNKSSGPNWRVRSRQPTSTAANFMRTRRKCRTNSGAKTNEETLEEVTIAEESLSWTLSPVRTNLFNPLLLDSSRVLLFVITNETRSLAPMTLAAHCIGLMYNVVLAVQMLPDDCVIGNEKLTPTAIKDYNRGRSYLIDLAKRQGVPVFSDIKAALECTVEKIQSYNTRRYE, from the exons ATGTTACAGACTGCTAAACTATTGGCCCGTAAGGGAAGTCGTCAATCGAATGGTCTAACATTTggagaattttgtgttttggcaGCTGATTTGAAAAGATTTCG aacatctTCATTTGGTTCAACATCGCCCGGGTTTTGTGACAAATCCCACATACTTAGCTCTTTGCATGATGATAGCTTTGGTGGAggagctgctgctgctgctactgCTACTGATAATGAGCACAAAACGAAAAAGCCAGATAGCAACAATCCCAGCAACAGTACagcaacaacaaatttaaattgcaCTTTCCCAGGAAGTGAATTGCGTAGCACAAAATCTTTAAGTAGTGTGGAAGATTGCaaaaaacaagaacaaaaacCGGCAGAAACAACTTCCGCTCCCGTAGAGGTATTCTTGGGAGGATCCTGTAATCCTACTACTTGGAGAGCTGATGTAGCCATACCTGCCCTTAAAGAATCCGGCATTTCATTTTATAATCCA CAAGTTTCCGATTGGACGCCAGATCTCATAGAACTTGAGCATCGTGCTAAGGAGAAAGCGCGAGTGTTATTCTTTGTTATGGATTCAGAAACACGCGCGTCTGCTGGTGCCATTGAGGCGGCACATATAGCGGGTCAAAACTGCAAGCAGCTGGTGCTGGTCCTGCATCCTTACAGGCCTAACCAAAGTATACTCAATGAACATATATCTCCACA AGAGTATATTGATCTAACGCGCAATCAATTAATCTTACGCGAATTGGTTACCCGTCGTGGTTTACCAGTGCTCAATAATATACCATCAGGTCTGCAGCGTACCAAGGAAATTCTAGCAGGTTTTAGAGATCCTCCATCAAACATAGCTTCAATTTTAGT TGTAATACGTGGTGCTTTTGACCGTGTCAATCCCGTGTATGATCTTATCACTGTTGAACAGTGTCAACGTGCTCTCTTGTATTTGGGCTATGCCCCAAGTTTAGTTAATTTggataatttacaaaaaatcattGCTGCTCAACGTGAAGCTCTACAGGCTTTGAATAATGACAGCCATGAGAAACGTAATAGCAGCagtaacaacagcagcagcaatagTACAAACTTTAGTGATAATTCATCCTCATCCTCTACATGTGCTCAAAATTCAAATGCCGCAGGTGGCAATTCATCATCGCAAGGCgatcaaattgattttaatcTCTTCTGTGTAATATCGGCCTATCTATCGGTTTTACAACAGGAAATACATGAGAGTGGTTGCATATCACCCATCAAGGGCACCAATGTCCCGCCACCGCCAGTATATCTCTCAAATTTACAGG GTGAAGATTCATTTGCCATCACCTATTTTACTAGCAAAAATATTTCACGCACCTCCAGCAATACCAGCGTCCCCAGCAGTGAAGAACGTCTACCGAATTCTCATGATTTCCTAACACGCAGTCGAGATAGTGGCACATCTTCACCACAGCCTTCAGAACCTTTGCGATCTCGCTCTCAAGCTCAAGTTGGTAAATCCAAACCTCATGTATTGGTCAATGTGGAGACAATTGAGACAACAGAGGTTACCACTACACAAACCATACAACCACAATCGCCAGCTGTAGCCGCTGCGGTTATAGCAGGTCAAATCCCATTGCAAGTAGATAATGCCACACAAACTGTTGGATCTCATGAGGAAGAAAGTGACTCCAATGATTCGGTATTCTCTAGCAGTAGTTCAATCAATTCCATTAACTGTTGTGACCCCCTAATGGGTTATACAACAGCTCCAGATTTTCGTGAGGTCTATTTGGGAGGAAGTTGTTATCTAAGGACCAAGTGGCGTCAAGACTTGGCCATACcctatttgaaatcaaaaggcATTTCCTTTCATTTACCCGCTTTGCATGAGAGTCTAAATCCCAGTATGTTGGATTTACCTGAGAAACCAGTGGCAGAAGAAGATGATAATAACAAATCATCGGGGCCTAATTGGAGAGTGCGTAGTAGACAGCCAACATCTACGGCTGCCAACTTTATGCGCACCAGGCGGAAATGCCGTACCAATAGCGGGGCCAAGACCAACGAAGAAACACTGGAGGAAGTAACCATAGCTGAGGAATCTCTGAGTTGGACATTGTCACCAGTACGTACGAATCTCTTCAATCCTTTATTGTTGGACTCAAGTCGAGTTCTGTTGTTTGTTATCACCAATGAAACACGCTCTCTTGCGCCCATGACATTGGCAGCTCATTGTATTGGCCTTATGTACAATGTGGTATTGGCCGTTCAAATGTTACCCGATGATTGTGTTATCGGCAATGAAAAG cTCACTCCTACCGCCATCAAGGATTACAATCGTGGCCGTTCCTATTTAATTGATTTGGCCAAACGTCAAGGTGTTCCCGTGTTCAGTGATATTAAGGCAGCTCTGGAATGTACTGTGGAGAAAATCCAATCTTACAATACAAGACGTTACGAATAA